In Toxoplasma gondii ME49 chromosome VIII, whole genome shotgun sequence, a single genomic region encodes these proteins:
- a CDS encoding CHY zinc finger domain-containing protein (encoded by transcript TGME49_230440~Predicted trans-membrane domain (TMHMM2.0):101-124:144-167) produces the protein MQPCVFLDGDIDGHMRLIFCLTGEAQHLFLSLGSSGNSSVSFSPRVSSLFSRQRDLFVASIYERSLTVAFPTPSLFRWLALLPHCYTLPSPRFSVFPRPSVFSALLRLFLFLFAVCFFLFFSPCKSDRLALISQPPSIFATCSTSFFSSPAVSPSLPLLLIFRLLLLFPRRFPVASSPPHLSSPSSFPPPFPRRFLSCFLLSSFARERNWLVGGMAVNTAGDPESRDSCVERRDAREMREAETENAAEGEDTEARRLPTPAHAPATNERRSTSRVGSERPAAGSPEERDGENGAGEEREEEGEEEDEEEDWEDVEEGESDDHLSFQEPRERTPEEQKEEDSGPWVGCPHYRRKCKVVAPCCDEVFWCRHCHNEVKSDGERDYRKAHELDRTAVSEIVCALCETKQPVSNKCIQCDTTFASYFCDICKFWDDEGLKKEVYHCDDCGLCRTGGRENYFHCQVCGSCYSTQIRNSHKCVEKAMHQPCPICCENMFTSVRQVHVLNCGHTLHADCLQQLNSECLGLQALRCPLCCKSLGDYARIWERLDEEVARTPLPEELRRKATAICNDCGTRSEVDYHIVGLKCRNCGGYNTREMNA, from the exons atgcagccatgTGTGTTTCTTGATGGTGACATAGATGGACATATGCGTCTAATTTTTTGTTTGACTGGAGAGGCACAGCATCTTTTTCTATCTTTGGGGTCTTCAGGGAATTCTtcagtttccttctctccccgcgtttcatctcttttctctcgccagCGAGACCTTTTTGTAGCTTCCATTTACGAGCGCTCTCTCACCGTCGCCTTTCCGACCCCCTCTTTGTTCCGGTGGCTTGCTCTACTCCCTCACTGCTACACACTCCCGTCTCCacgcttctctgtgtttccccggccttctgtcttctctgctttacttcgcctctttttattcctcttcgctgtttgcttcttcctctttttctctccatgtAAATCTGACCGTCTTGCCCTCATCTCCCAGCCTCCTTCGATCTTCGCGACCTGTTCTacgtcgttcttctcttcccccgcCGTTTCcccgtcgcttcctctcctcctcatctttcgtctccttcttcttttcccccgCCGTTTCcccgtcgcttcctctcctcctcatctttcgtctccttcttcttttcccccgCCGTTTCcccgtcgcttcctctcctgtttcttgctctcttctttcgccagagagaggaactggCTGGTCGGAGGCATGGCTGTGAACACAGCAGGAGATCCTGAGAGCCGCGACAGCTGCGtcgagcgaagagacgcgagagaaatgagagaagcggagacggagaacgcggcggagggagaagacactGAGGCTCGGCGCCTGCCCACtcctgcgcatgcgccggcAACGAACGAACGACGCTCGACGTCTCGCGTTGGGAGCGAGAGACCGGCAGCAGGTAGTCCGGAggaacgagacggagagaacggcgcaggcgaggagagagaagaagaaggcgaagaagaagacgaagaagaagactgggAAGATgtggaggagggagagagcgacgaccATCTGTCTTTTCAGGAGCCTCGCGAGCGAACGCCAGAAGAacaaaaggaggaagacagcggcCCCTGGGTCGGCTGTCCCCACTACCGGCGCAAATGCAAAGTCGTTGCTCCCTGCTG CGACGAGGTATTCTGGTGTCGCCACTGCCACAACGAAGTCAAGtccgacggcgagagagactaTCGCAAGGCTCA CGAACTTGATCGAACGGCGGTCAGTGAAATTGTGTGCGCTCTCTgcgagacgaagcagccTGTCAGCAACAAGTGCATCCAGTGCGACACAACGTTTGCGAGTTACTTCTGCGACATCTGCAAATTCTGGGACGACGAAGGCCTCAAAAAGGAG GTGTACCACTGCGACGACTgtggtctctgtcgcaccgGTGGACGGGAGAACTACTTCCACTGCCAAGTGTGTGGAAGTTGTTACTCCACGCAGATTCGAAATAGCCACAAATGCGTCG AAAAGGCCATGCACCAGCCCTGCCCGATCTGTTGCGAGAACATGTTCACCAGTGTGCGACAGGTCCACGTCCTGAACTGTGGACacactctgcatgca GACTGCCTCCAACAACTCAACTCAGAGTGTCTCGGCTTGCAAGCTCTGCGCTGTCCGCTTT GTTGCAAGAGTCTCGGTGACTACGCGAGGATCTGGGAGAGACTTGACGAAGAGGTAGCAAGGACTCCTTTGCCCGAAGAACTGAGGAGAAAAGCAACGGCTATTTGCAACGACTGCGGTACAAGATCGGAAGTGGACTACCATATCGTGG GACTGAAGTGCAGGAACTGTGGCGGCTACAACACCAGAGAAATGAACGCCTAG